The genomic region GACCGGGTTTTTTTTATTCTCATCCCGAACTTCTACCTTGAATCCATGATAACCGATATTTTGCTTCTGACCGTTCTTATTTTGCTGAATGGTCTGCTTTCCATGTCAGAAATGGCGGTGGTTTCATCCAAAAAGGCCCGTCTGGCCGGACAGGCTTCCAAAGGCAACCGCCGGGCCCGGCAGGTGATTCAAACCCTTGACGACCCGACCTCCTTTCTTTCCACCATTCAGATAGGCATCACCCTTATCGGAATCCTGACCGGGGCTTACGGAGGAACCGCCTTCTCCCACCTGATTCAGCCCTGGGTCGAACAGGTCCCTGCCCTTGTTCCCTACGCCGATGAAATCAGTTTCGGATTCATTGTGGCGGTCATTACCTACTTTTCCCTTCTGTTTGGTGAATTGCTTCCCAAACGAACCGCCATCCGGAATCCGGAGGCCATTGCAAAAGCGGTCATCGGTCCCCTCAGGATTATGGAGAGCATCTTTAAACCCTTCGTCTGGTTTCTGTCTGCCTCCACCCGTTTTTTCATGTTCCTCGCCGGAAAACCACCCGGTGATCAGCAGAACATGATTGATGAGGAAATCAGGCAAATGGCCAATGAAGCCGAACGAAGCGGACAGATGGATGATGTGGAAGCACACATCGTCCGGCAGGCACTTAATCTGAATGATCTGACCGTACGGGATATTATGATTCCACGTACGCTTATCAGCTGGATTGATGAAAACGACTCGCTTCAGGATATCCGTGACCTCATTCAGCGGACGGCCCATCAGCATTACCCTGTGGCTGATCAGGATCTCGATCACCTGAAAGGCATTCTCTCCACACGGGATTTATGGCTTCAGACGGTGTCGGGCGCTCCTCTGCAGCTCGCCTCGCTGTTAAAAGAACCGCTCTTTGTCCCCGAAACCGTTTCGGTGACCCGGCTGGTCGATTTATTCAAATCGGAAGATCGGTATTACGCCGTGGTGGTCGATGAATATGGCTCGGTACAGGGTTGGGTGACCTCGGCCGAGATTCTGTCGGTGCTGGTTGGTGATCCCGACGGGGACGGACTTCCCGGTTCGGATGGATCGGCGTTTGCCGATGGCAGCCGGATTCTGCCGGGCATGATGCCGTTTTATGAGTTCGAAGAACTGATCGATCACGACTTTAAACTGGAAGATGAACCCGCACCCTTCAGCACGCTGGCCGGCTACCTCCTCTCCCTGACGGGCAATTTCCCTGTGGTCGGATCTGTCATTGAATCGGAAGGATTCCGGTTCGAAGTGCTGACGATGAAAGGTCGCCTGATCGAGTCCGTGCGGGTGACGGTGACCGAAGCCGGGGAGTGAGGGAAAAACCCCGGTGGTTTCGATTCCGCTCAACAACCGGGGTTTTTCAGTTAAAAGTGAAAAGTTAAGAGTTAAAAGAAATCAGAACTCAGTAAATACAATAACTGATGATTGAAATTCCCTGGACCCCACCGTTTCCCCAATCATACCTTCGTAGAATCCCAAACGCAGAACAAAGCCAAATAGGGGCGTAGCCCTGACATCTTCGTAAAATTCCAAACGCAGAACAAAGTCAAAATAAGGGGCGTAGCCCTGACATCTTCGTAAAATTCCAAACGCAGAACAAAGTCAAAATAAGGGGCGTAGCCCTGACATCTACGTAGAATCCAAACGCAGTACAAAGCCAAAAAGGGGCGTAGCCCTGACCTCTCAGACCTGCATGGGAAAATTGGTTACAACCGATACTGCAAAGAAACCACCGGTAATATAATCACTTCCATCGTTTCATCTTCCCGTTTTTCTCTGCTTTCCTCAAATGAAACAGAATGGCTGAAAACAGGGTTGGAGTAATAGAGAAATCCGCTAATCGCAAAATGGGATCCTGCATACAGAGAAAAGCCGGCCCTTGCTCCGAACGAGAAATCGGAGGACGCATCATAGTAAACATTGCTATAATCAGGGAAATATCTGCGCTCGGTTCTTTCCGGACGCGAAACCCAAACGAATCCAGCCTTTGCTTCCACTTCAATTCCCATCCACCAACCAACGGTTTGCCGTAGTCTGGGACCTGCCATCACCCAAACAAAATGCCAGGGATCACCTGACTGAAAGGAACTCTTTCCCCACTCCTGGTATTGTGAAAAATGATACATGTACACCAGATTGAGCTCAATTAATTGTGAGGGGAGAAAATCATATCCCACAGAAGCACCTGCGTTAAATCCCAGTTTCAAATTTTGAAACTCTTCATTATAACCCGGCGTGCCCTCATTTTCATAATAAGGATGCCCAACACCTACCTCGATGGTGTACCAGATGGTTCCCGATGTCAACCGCGACCACGGTATTATTCCTGATTTCCTGGTCACAACCGGTTCCGGACTTTTTTCCGGAATGGCTACCTGCCTCTGCCTGATCCTGACAATGAGCGTACTATCTGTTTCGAAAACACTTCCATCCCGTTTCTGGATAAACCAGTTGGTGGAATTTCCTTTTATGCGGATGCCTTCAACAGAAT from Bacteroidota bacterium harbors:
- a CDS encoding HlyC/CorC family transporter, which encodes MITDILLLTVLILLNGLLSMSEMAVVSSKKARLAGQASKGNRRARQVIQTLDDPTSFLSTIQIGITLIGILTGAYGGTAFSHLIQPWVEQVPALVPYADEISFGFIVAVITYFSLLFGELLPKRTAIRNPEAIAKAVIGPLRIMESIFKPFVWFLSASTRFFMFLAGKPPGDQQNMIDEEIRQMANEAERSGQMDDVEAHIVRQALNLNDLTVRDIMIPRTLISWIDENDSLQDIRDLIQRTAHQHYPVADQDLDHLKGILSTRDLWLQTVSGAPLQLASLLKEPLFVPETVSVTRLVDLFKSEDRYYAVVVDEYGSVQGWVTSAEILSVLVGDPDGDGLPGSDGSAFADGSRILPGMMPFYEFEELIDHDFKLEDEPAPFSTLAGYLLSLTGNFPVVGSVIESEGFRFEVLTMKGRLIESVRVTVTEAGE